From a region of the Lactuca sativa cultivar Salinas chromosome 4, Lsat_Salinas_v11, whole genome shotgun sequence genome:
- the LOC111902202 gene encoding protein TILLER ANGLE CONTROL 1 — MKIFSWVHRRFHKKSVADEDAKKVENDKVSLLENEALAGVCDGWKEGILAIGTLGIDLSKTFQVKDVAYTDNQLLLFGHDDDEEGQEGEMEWPLVLKACKHGFHHVQKQDPSPCDKVAKPNNGKEEVDAKDPTNLNTECTEKKIMNSGERTTLADLLWGDSEKNLLKEKLCDPFNVPYHVSTCTESIKSTLISKKKKIEKDDSTHPIKKTKRLMRKMLKKKIYPDIASQKKETEGILYQDIHVHAT, encoded by the exons ATGAAG ATCTTCAGTTGGGTTCATCGTCGGTTTCATAAAAAAAGTGTGGCAGATGAAGATGCCAAGAAGGTTGAAAATGACAAGGTATCATTGCTTGAGAATGAAGCGTTAGCAGGGGTTTGTGATGGCTGGAAAGAAGGTATACTCGCCATTGGTACGTTGGGGATTGATCTTTCCAAAACTTTCCAGGTGAAAGATGTTGCGTACACCGACAATCAGTTGTTGTTGTTTGGCCATGATGACGATGAGGAGGGCCAGGAAGGAGAAATGGAATGGCCATTGGTGCTAAAAGCTTGTAAACATGGGTTTCATCATGTTCAGAAACAAGATCCGTCACCATGTGATAAGGTTGCTAAACCTAATAATGGTAAAGAAGAAGTTGATGCTAAAGATCCTACAAATTTGAACACTGAATGCACAGAGAAGAAGATTATGAATAGTGGAGAGCGAACAACTCTTGCGGATTTGCTTTGGGGTGATTCGGAGAAGAACTTGTTGAAGGAGAAGTTGTGTGATCCTTTCAATGTCCCCTACCATGTTAGCACATGTACCGAATCCATCAAGAGTACCCTGATCTCAAAAAAGAAGAAGATCGAGAAAGATGATTCCACTCACCCGATCAAGAAAACAAAACGA CTGATGAGAAAGATGTTGAAGAAGAAGATCTACCCGGATATCGCGAGTCAAAAGAAGGAGACTGAAGGGATTCTCTATCAGGATATACATGTGCATGCTACTTGA